Proteins encoded within one genomic window of Hermetia illucens chromosome 2, iHerIll2.2.curated.20191125, whole genome shotgun sequence:
- the LOC119649593 gene encoding uncharacterized protein LOC119649593 isoform X1 translates to MTLIQRVCLILFVLCLLKYSFSVHNKHPVLFSKLATCQEFSLEADKCLHFFPFEKIKNYKSKENKIHLKLYVMASMDANIVLTNGYGEGTVRYTAVIGGVGNTYSWLRNTSDTTIGLDSHLPNILSPLWPTPIIIEQKHDGRLDVSIPEVAEPLLTTDASDLTNVQSFCLYAWRNPCRWFFNCTEIEDDLLDDF, encoded by the exons ATGACTTTAATACAAAGAGTGTGCTTAATATTGTTTGTTCTCTGTTTACTTAAATATAGTTTTAGCGTGCACAATAAACACCCAGTGTTATTTTCAAAGTTAGCAACATGCCAAGAGTTCTCTTTGGAAGCGGATAAATGTCTTCACTTTTTCCCTTTTGAGAAAATTAAAAACTACAAATCAAAGGAGAACAAAATCCACTTGAAGTTGTATGTGATGGCCTCAATGGACGCAAACATTGTACTCACAAATGGTTACGGAGAAGGAACTGTTCGTTACACAGCTG TTATTGGAGGTGTGGGGAATACCTATTCTTGGTTAAGAAACACAAGTGATACAACCATAGGCTTAGACAGTCATTTGCCTAATATTCTGTCCCCACTTTGGCCCACCCCAATCATTATCGAACAGAAACATG ATGGAAGGTTGGATGTATCAATACCCGAAGTAGCAGAGCCACTTCTGACGACTGACGCGTCCGATTTGACGAATGTCCAATCTTTTTGCCTATATGCATGGAGGAATCCTTGTCGATGGTTCTTTAACTGTACTGAGATTGAAG ATGATCTCTTAGATGACTTTTAG
- the LOC119649593 gene encoding uncharacterized protein LOC119649593 isoform X2 — MSEVHSINSKTEKCSSFYQTCFAQTVIGGVGNTYSWLRNTSDTTIGLDSHLPNILSPLWPTPIIIEQKHDGRLDVSIPEVAEPLLTTDASDLTNVQSFCLYAWRNPCRWFFNCTEIEDDLLDDF, encoded by the exons ATGAGTGAAGTACATTCGATAAACAGTAAGACGGAAAAGTGTTCATCATTCTATCAAACATGTTTTGCACAAACAG TTATTGGAGGTGTGGGGAATACCTATTCTTGGTTAAGAAACACAAGTGATACAACCATAGGCTTAGACAGTCATTTGCCTAATATTCTGTCCCCACTTTGGCCCACCCCAATCATTATCGAACAGAAACATG ATGGAAGGTTGGATGTATCAATACCCGAAGTAGCAGAGCCACTTCTGACGACTGACGCGTCCGATTTGACGAATGTCCAATCTTTTTGCCTATATGCATGGAGGAATCCTTGTCGATGGTTCTTTAACTGTACTGAGATTGAAG ATGATCTCTTAGATGACTTTTAG